A genomic region of Ovis aries strain OAR_USU_Benz2616 breed Rambouillet chromosome 20, ARS-UI_Ramb_v3.0, whole genome shotgun sequence contains the following coding sequences:
- the H1-2 gene encoding histone H1.2, producing the protein MSETAPVAPAVAPPAEKTPVKKKAAKKPAGARRKASGPPVSELITKAVAASKERSGVSLAALKKALAAAGYDVEKNNSRIKLGLKSLVSKGTLVQTKGTGASGSFKLNKKAATGEAKPKAKKAGAAKPKKAAGAAKKPKKATGAATPKKTAKKTPKKAKKPAAAAVTKKVAKSPKKAKAAKPKKAAKSAAKAVKPKAAKPKVAKPKKAAPKKNNSVVSGFFHFHGISPG; encoded by the coding sequence ATGTCGGAGACTGCTCCTGTTGCTCCCGCTGTCGCACCTCCTGCGGAGAAGACCCCAGTTAAGAAGAAGGCTGCCAAAAAGCCGGCTGGGGCGCGCCGTAAGGCCTCCGGGCCCCCGGTGTCCGAGCTCATCACCAAGGCTGTCGCCGCCTCCAAGGAGCGCAGCGGCGTGTCTCTGGCTGCGCTCAAAAAGGCACTGGCGGCTGCCGGCTACGATGTGGAGAAGAACAACAGCCGCATCAAGCTGGGTCTCAAGAGCCTGGTGAGCAAGGGTACCCTGGTGCAGACCAAGGGCACCGGGGCTTCCGGCTCTTTCAAGCTCAACAAGAAGGCGGCCACCGGGGAGGCCAAGCCCAAAGCAAAGAAGGCGGGTGCGGCCAAGCCTAAGAAGGCTGCTGGGGCGGCTAAGAAGCCCAAGAAAGCTACGGGCGCGGCCACTCCAAAGAAAACTGCTAAGAAGACCCCGAAGAAAGCGAAGAAGCCGGCCGCAGCTGCTGTGACCAAGAAAGTGGCCAAGAGCCCCAAGAAAGCTAAGGCTGCCAAGCCTAAGAAGGCCGCCAAAAGCGCAGCGAAAGCGGTTAAGCCAAAGGCCGCCAAGCCCAAGGTTGCTAAGCCCAAGAAGGCTGCACCCAAGAAGAA